One Streptomyces sp. CG4 genomic window, CTGCGCGACACCATGGTGATCGAGCGGGACGGCGAGGGCCTTGCCACCATCAGGCGCAAACGGCTGTCCCTGCTGCGCAACCACTACCGGGTGTCCTTGGCCGACGGCACCGTGCTGGACGTCAGCGGCAAGATCCTCGACCACGAGTTCGCCATCGAGTACGACGGCGAACTCCTCGCGGTGATCTCCCGGCGCTGGCTGCACCTGAGGGACACGTACGGCGTCGACATCGTGCGCGACGACGTGGACCCGGCGCTGCTCATCGCGGTGGCGGTGTGCGTGATCCACCTGGCGCAGAAGGAACGGGAGGACGACTGACGAAGGTGGAGCGTGCCCTGACCGACGGAGGCGGGGCGTGCCCGACCTCTCAAGGCAGTACGCCTAGCGCCGCGGTGGCTCCAGGCCCAGCACGCGGTCCTTCAGCGCCGGGAACTGCTCCCGCGTCGTCGCCACCTTCGCCGGGTCGAAGTCGACGGTGAGGATCTGCTCGTCCGGGCCCGCCTCGGCGAGCACCTCGCCCCACGGATCCACCACGATCGAGTGACCCGCCTGCGGAACTCCCGCATGGGTCCCGGCCGTTCCACACGCAAGCACGAACGCCTGGTTCTCCACCGCCCGCGCCTGAGCCAGCAGCGTCCAGTGCGCGCGTCGGCGCTCGGGCCAGCCCGCCGGGATCACCAGCGTCTCGGCGCCGGCGTCGACCAGTGAGCGGAAGAGTTCGGGGAAACGGAGGTCGTAACAGGTGGCCACGCCGAGCGTGGTTCCGGGCAGCCGGACCGTCACCAGGTCCCGCCCGGCACCCATCAGTACGGCCTCGCCCTTGTCGAAACCGAAGCGATGGATCTTGCGATAGGCGGCAGCCAGCTCACCGGAGGGGGAGAAGATGAGAGACGTGTTGTAGAGAGTGCCGTCACCCGCGGCGGAGCCGCTGCCGGATGCCGCTCGCTCGGGGACGGAGCCCGCGTGCAGCCACACCCCCGCGTCGCTCGCGGCCTTGGCCATCGTCTCGTACGTCGGGCCTTCGAGTGGCTCGGCCGCGCGGCCGAACTCCTCGTAGGCGAACGCACCGGTCGTCCACAGCTCGGGCAGCACGACGAGGTCGGACCCGGACTGCTGCCGGACCAGTGCGGCCACCCGCTGCCGCCGGGAGTCGACCGATTCGTCCTCGTTCACGGCGATCTGGATCAACGAGGCGCGCACACTACCACCGTCCTGGCATTCGAGTCGTCCACACAGGCCTACGATCGTCACATGAAAGCACTGCCGGGGTGCCTGCAAGCAGCGTAACTTGGGGGTCCCCCCGGTTCGAGCGATGCCGAGAGCCGGAGGAGACCCAGACGCCCGCCGAGTTGCCACCGCCGCCGTTGGCAGCGCCGCCACAACCTGACCGTGTACCGACCGCCGAGGGGTCCCGTTCCGTGAGTCTGCATCCCACCCTCCAGCCCTACGCCGACGCCTGGACGCACTCCATCGAAGCGATATCCGAGATGGTCCAGTCGCTCGCGGACGGCGAGTGGAACCGGCGGACCCCGTGCCCCGGCTGGTCGGTGCGGGACGTCGTGTCCCATGTGATCGGTATGGACTGCGAGATGCTCGGCGACCCGCGCCCGATCCACTCGCTCCCGCGTGACCTCTTCCACGTCACCACCGAGCACCAGCGGTACATGGAGATGCAGGTCGACGTCCGCCGCCACCACACGGCGCCGGAGATGACGGCCGAGCTGGAGTACACGGTCATCCGCCGCAACCGCCAGCTGCGCAACGAGTCCCGCGACCCCGGCACCACGGTACGCGGCCCGCTGGGCACCGACATCACGGTGGAACAGGCCTACCGCGCCCGTGCCTTCGACGTGTGGGTGCACGAGCAGGACCTCCGCACGGCCCTCGGCCGCCCCGGCAACCTGGACTCGCCGGGCGCGCACGTGGTCCGGGACGCCCTCCTGGAAGCACTCCCCAAGGTCGTCGCGAAGGACGCGGACGCACCGCGCAGTTCGGCGATCGTGTTCGACGTGCACGGCCCGGTGGAGTTCCTGCGCACGATCCGCGTCGACATCCAGGGCCGCGGCACCCTGGAAACCGCCCCCGCCCTCGGCCCCGCCGCCACCCTCACCCTCGACTGGGAGACCTACGTCCGCCTCGCCTGCGGCCGCATCACCCCGGAGACGGCGACAGACCGCATCAAAACAGAGGGCGACCCGGCCCTGACGACAGCAATCCTGAACAACTTCACGGTAACGCCGTAGCCGAAAGCCGTAGCCGAAACCTGCTTCAACGGCGAGGGCCCGAGCGGGTAGGCCGGCCTCTCAGCCGACTGGAAACGGGGTGCGCGGGTGGGAGAACCCGGTCACGCCGCAGGCACGTGCACCGTCTCCACCCGGCTGGCCACAAGCCGCTCACGCTCACGCCGAGCCGCCCGCCCCCGAAGCCGGAGTATCTGGCTGACCCCGAGCGCCTGCAGCACGAACACGGCACTGAACGCCACGGCATAGTCGTCCTCCGTCGCATCCAGCAACACCCCGACCGCGAACAACGTCGTCATCGAGGCGACGAACCCGCCCATGTTGGTGATTCCGGACGCGGTCCCCTGTCGCTCGGGCGGGTTGGCCGGCCGCGCGAAGTCGAACCCGATCATCGAGGCCGGCCCACACGCCCCCAGCACCGCACACAGCGTCACCAGCAGCCACATCGGCGCCCGCTCCCCGGGATACACCAGCGTCGCGGCCCACAGCAGCGCGGTCGCCCCCACCGTGCCCAAGGCCAACGGCAGCCGCGCCGCATGGTGCCGGGCGACGATCTGGCCGTAGACCAGGCCGATCACCATGTTGGACAGCACGACGAGCGTGAGCAGTTCACCGGCCGTGGCCCGGCTGAGCCCCTGCGCCTGGACCAGGAACGGCAGCCCCCACAACAGCAGGAACACCATCGCCGGGAACTGCGTGGTGAAGTGCACCCACATCCCGAGTCGGGTGCCGGGCTCCCGCCAGGCCGCCGCGATCTGCCGGCGCACGTAGGCCGCGCCCTGATGCGGGGACGGCTCCGGCTCGAACCCCTCGGGGTGGTCCTTCAGGAACAGCAGCGTCAGGACGAGGACGACGGCACCCGCGAGGGCGCTGCCGGCGAACGCCGGGGTCCAGCCGATGCCGTGCAGCAGCCGGGCGAGGACCAGGGTGGAGACCAGGTTGCCCGCCATGCCCACCAGCCCCGCGAGCTGTGCGACCAGCGGCCCGCGCCGGGCCGGGAACCAGCGGGTGCCGAGCCGCAGCACGCTGATGAAGGTCATCGCGTCACCGCAGCCCAGCAGGGCGCGGGAGGCGAGGGCGGTGCCGTACGAAGGCGAGAAGGCGAAGCCCAGCTGCCCGGCGGTGAAGAGGACCGCCCCGATACCGAGGACCTTCTTCGTGCCGAGCCGGTCGACCAGCAGGCCGACGGGTATCTGCATGCCGGCGTAGACCAGCAGCTGGAGTATGGAGAACGTCGACAGGGCGGAGGCGTTGACATGAAAGCGGTCCGCCGCGTCCAGTCCCGCCACGCCCAGTGACGTACGGAAGATGACGGCGACCAAGTAGACGGCGACGCCGATTGACCACACGGTGATGGCAGGCCGGCCGCCCGGCGGATCACCCGGAAGAGTGACATTCCGCGCCGGACCGCTCATCGGACCTCACCCCGGGCGAGGTGCTCGAACCAGCTCACATGCCGGTGCACGACCTCGACGGCCGCCTCCGCGTCCCCGGCGCGCAGCGCGTCCAGTATCTCCTCGTGCTCGGCGAGCGTCTTGGCGATCCGGTCGGGGTGGGAGTGCATGACGGCGACGCCCATCCGCAGCTGCCGGTCGCGCAGTTGGTCGTACAGCCGGGACAGGATCTCGTTGCCGCCGCTGCGCACGATCTCGGCGTGGAAGGAGCGGTCGGTGATCGCGGCCCCGGCCAGGTCACCGGCAGCGGCCTGGGCCTTCTGCAGCTCCAGCAGCTCGGTCAGCCGCTCCAGCAGACCGGGCGCGGCGGGTACGGCCTTGCGGGCGGCGTGCTCCTCGACCAGCTGCCGGGTCTCCACCACGTCGGCGATCTCCTGCGCGGAGACGGGCAGCACCAGGGCACCCTTCTTCGGGTAGAGCCGGATCAGGCCCTCGACCTCCAGCCGCAGCAGCGCCTCCCGCACGGGCGTGCGCGAGACCCCGACGGCCTCGGCCAGCTCACCCTCGGTGAGCAGGGTGCCGCCCTCGTAGCGACGGTCCAGTACACCCTGTTTGACATGGGCGTACACACGGTCGGCGGCGGGCGGTGGCTTTTCGTGCGCGCGGGCGGGGTGGTGTACGGCCGTCTTCATGCCCACATGATAGATACAACACGTACGCATGCGGCAGCGGCGTCCAGCATCCGGACCGACACCGGTCAGGGCGTCGGGCGTGGCGAAAATCGCCCGCAGCAACGACACAACCTTCTGTGCTACTTACGTGTCTCACACGTGCGGCCCTCTGCTCTGCCACTCGACTCGGCCGCACCTCAGGGGCATTCAACACATTCGGGGTACATCACTTTGATTACCGGCATTAAGGGCACCCGCGCCACGCGTATCCGCAGAGCCGCCGCCGTCGCCGTCACCTCCGGCGCGCTGTTCGCGACCGGCGCCCTCACCGCGGCGCCCGCTCAGGCCGTCACGACGCCCTCGATCGTGGCCGCCGGCGGCTACGTGATGAACAACGCGAACGGCGCCTCGCTCTACACGAAGGCCGCGGACACCCAGCGGTCCACCGGCTCCACCACCAAGATCATGACCGCCAAGGTCGTGCTCGCGCAGTCGAACCTCAACCTCGACCGCAAGGTGACGATCCAGAAGGCGTACAGCGACTACGTCGTCAAGAACAACGCCTCCCAGGCGCACCTGATCGTCGGCGACAAGGTCACCGTCCGGCAGCTGCTGTACGGCCTGATGCTGCCGTCCGGCTGCGACGCCGCCTTCGCGCTCGCCGACACCTACGGCTCGGGCTCCACCCGCGACGCGCGCGTGAAGAACTTCATCGGCAAGATGAACGCCGCCGCCGGCGGCCTGGGTCTGAAGAACACCCACTTCGACTCGTTCGACGGCATCGGCAACGGCAACAACTGGTCGACGCCGCGCGATCTGACGAAGATCGCCAGCAGCGCGATGAAGAACTCCACGTTCCGCACGATCGTGCAGACCAAGTCGTACACCGCGAAGACCGTCACCAAGACGGGCAGTATCCGCACGATGGCGGCGTGGACCAACACCAACGGGCTCCTCAGCAGCTACAGCGGCACCATCGGCGTCAAGACCGGCTCCGGCCCGGAGGCCAAGTACTGCCTGGTCTTCGCCGCGACCCGGAACGGCAAGACGATCATCGGCACCGTCCTCGCCTCCACCTCCATCCCGCAGCGTGAGGCGGACGCGAAGAAGCTCCTCGACTACGGCTTCGCCAAGCTCGGCTGACACACCAGCGGACACCAGCACGGGCCCGTCGCGACCAGCGACGGGCCCGTTCTGCTGCCTGCCCTCGGCCCGCCATCTCTCCGCGACCCTGGACATCAACGTCAACACCGTCCTGCGCGACCTGCGGGAACTCCGGGACGAGGGCTTGCTGGAGTTCAGCCGAGGCCCGGGATCCGTCGGAGTTCGCCGACCTTCAGCAACCTGGCCAGCACCAGATAGACGAGGGCGAGGGCGAGCGTGCCGGCCGTGGTGGTCAGGATCGCGCCCGCCGTGCCGTCCCCCAGCACACCGGCACAGCCCCGTGCCGCCGCCCAGCCCGCCACCCCGCCTCCGCCTCCGGCGCACAGCAGCTTTGCGTAGGTGCCGCGCAGGGTGCCGTCGTCGAGCCGGCCGCCGGTGCGACGGGCCAGCAGGCGGGCGGTGAGGACGAGTCCGGCGAAGTAGGAGACCGTGTAGGCGCCGGCCATGCCGGTGACCGCCCATCGCGCGGGCAGCAGCAGATGGCAGGCGGTGGCGAGGGCGATGTTGACGACGGCGATCCACACGGCCATGAAGAACGGCGTACGGGTGTCCTCGAAGGCGTAGAAGCCACGCAGCAGCAGATACTGCGCCGAGAACGGGATCAGTCCGAGCCCGAAGGCCTGGAGCATATGGCCGAGGGGCTGGGCGGTGGCGGGGTCGGCCGCGCCATGGGCGAAGAGGAGAGCGGCGATGTCCGGCCCGAGCGCGGTGAACAGGAAGGCGGCCGGGACGATCACGACCCCGCTGACCCGCAGCGCCCGGGACAGATCGGCGCGCAGATCACCGATCCGCCCCTCGGCCGCCGCGTTGCTCATACGCGGCAGCAGGGCCGTGACCAGGGAGACGGTGACGATGGACTGGGGCAGCATCCAGATGGTCTGCGCGTAGCTGTACGCCGTGTAGCCGACGCCGGCCGTCGGCAGCCGCGTGTCGGCGGCGTTGGCGTAATGCGTGACCACGGTGAGGGCGACCAGGTTGGTCAGCACGAACAGCAGCGTCCACTTCGCCGCGTGGATACCGGAGCCGAGTCCCGCGCCACGCCAGTCGAAACGGGGCCGGAACCGGAAACCGGCGGCGCGCGCGAAGGGGATGAGCGCGAGGGCCTGTACGGCGATCCCGAGGGTCGTACCGACACCGAGCCAGCGGACCTGGGTGCCGGTGACGTCGGCGACGGAGTGAGGGACGGTCATCATCCCGAGGTAGACGCCGAACATGGCGACGAGGACAACGTTGTTGAGCACCGGCGTCCACATCATGGCGCCGAACTTCTCGCGGGCGTTGAGCACTTGGCCGACGATGGCGAACAGCCCGTAGAAGAAGATCTGTGGCAGCAGAAACCTGGCGAAGACGACGGTCAGCCGGAACGCGTCGTGTTCCTTGGGCGTATCCCTTATGTACAGGCTCACGATCTCCGGCGCCGCCCACACGGCGAGCACGGTCCCGACGGCCAGCACGCTCACGACGAGCGTCACGAGCCGCTGTTCGTACGCCCGCCCGCCGTCGGCGTGCGTGGCCCGGGCCCGGACCAGCTGCGGCACGAGCACGGCGTTCAGCGCACCGCCGATCAGCAGGGTGTACAGGCTGGTCGGCACGGTGTTCGCCGTGTTGTACGTGGTGGCCAGCAGCCCTGTCCCGAGCGCGGCTCCCTGCAGCACCTGCCGGATCAGCCCGCCGGCCCGCGATACGACGGTCCCGCCGGCCATGAGCACAGAGGCTCGCCCGACCCCACCGCGCTCCGCCGCCCGAGACCTGGCATGCCGAGCCGCAGTCTTCTCCCCCGTTGCCATGCCGTAAATCTACGGCAGCTGCGTCAGAAGCATCGTCACCTCGCGTGAGCGGTCCGCCGAGGAGGTACTGGCAGAAACCAAGGCCTGGGAGAGGGCGGCCGCAAGCCGATTTTGCGGCCGTCCTCCCGGACTCCAGAAACTACCCACCAGAGGCGGTCAGGCCCAGGTGATCAATCGCTTCGGCTGTTCCAGGATCGCCGCCACGTCCGCCAGTACCTTCGAGCCCAACTCACCGTCGACCAGCCGGTGATCGAAACTCAATGCCAGCGTGGTCACCTGACGCGGCTTGACCTTGCCCTTGTGCACCCACGGCTGCAACTTGATCGCACCCACCGCAAGGATCGCCGACTCACCGGGATTGAGGATCGGCGTACCGGTATCGACACCGAACACCCCGACATTCGTGATCGTCACCGTGCCACCCTGCATCGCCGCAGGCGACGTCTTCCCCTCCCGTGCCGTCGCCACCAACTCACCCAGACCAGCAGCCAGTTGAGGCAGCGTTTTGTCGTGCGCGTCCTTGATGTTCGGCACGATCAGACCACGCGGAGTGGCCGCAGCGATCCCCAGATTGACGTAATGCTTCACCACGATCTCCTGGGCGCTCTCGTCCCAGGAAGCGTTGATGTCCGGGTTCCGCTTGATCGCGACCAGCAAGGCCTTGGCGATCAGAAGGAGAGGATTGACCCGCAGGCCCTGCATCTCCCGGTCCTGCTTCAACTCCTCGACCAGCTTCATCGTCCGGGTCACATCCACCGTCACGAACTCCGTGACATGCGGCGCCGTGAACGCCGAACCCACCATCGCCGCCGCCGTCGCCTTACGCACACCCTTCACCGGGATACGCGTCTCACGACCCGTGTCGTACGACGCGACCGGCCCCTGCGACACAGCGGGAGCGGCGACCGCAGGCACCGGCTCGGCCAGCTGGGCCGGCCCGGCCGACGTGGCCGACTGAGGCGCGGCCGCCGCGTGGACGTCCTCGCGGGTGATGATCCCGTCCGCACCGGACGGGATGACCATGGCCAGGTCGACACCGAGATCCTTGGCCAGCTTCCGCACCGGCGGCTTCGCCAGCGGGCGGGGCTTCTCGGCGACCGCGCCGTGGCCATGACCGTTCAGCTCGGTCTGGATCGCCTGGGCCGCCGCCGGGGCGGTGACCTCGGCGCCCTTGCGGGGCCGGCGCTTCGTGGAGGACGTTGCCACGCCGTAGCCCACCAGGACCGGCTGGCGGCCCTCCGGCTTCGGCTCCTCCGCCACGGCGACGGGTTCCGCCTTCGGCTGCTCCGCCGGGGCTTCCGCCGGTGCCGCACCGCCCGCCACGTCTACCGCGATGATCGCGGTGCCGACGTCGACCGTGGTGCCCTCGGGGAAGTGCAGGGACCGGACTACACCGTCGTAGGGAATCGGCAACTCGACGGCCGCCTTCGCGGTCTCGACCTCACACACCACCTGGCCGTCGGTGACCGTGTCACCGGGCTGGACGTACCACTTGAGGATCTCGGCCTCGGTGAGTCCCTCGCCGACGTCCGGCATCCTGAACTCGCGCACAGACGCTTCCGTCATCGTCGTCACGACCCTCTCCTCAGAACGCCAGCGAGCGGTCGACGGCGTCGAGCACGCGGTCCAGATCCGGCAGATACTCCTCCTCCAGCCGCGCCGGCGGATACGGCGCGTGGTAGCCGCCCACCCGCAGCACCGGCGCCTCCAGATGGAAGAAGCACCGCTCGGTGATCCGCGCGGCGATCTCCGCACCCGAACCGAAGAACACCGGCGCCTCATGGACCACGACCAGACGGCGGGTCTTCTCCACCGACGCCTGGATGGTGTCGAAGTCCAGCGGGGAGACCGAACGCAGATCCAGGACCTCCAGGGACTTGCCCTCCTCGGCCGCCGCGTTCGCCACCTCCTGACACAACTTCACCATCGGACCGTACGCGGCCAGGGTCAGGTCCGTGCCCTCGCGGACCACCTGCGCCTTGTGCAACGGCGCCGGGATCGCTTCGGCATCGACCTCGGCCTTGTCCCAGTAACGCCGCTTCGGCTCGAAATAGATCACCGGGTCATCGCTCTGGATGGCCTGCTGCATCATCCAGTACGCATCCGAGGCGTTCGACGGGGAAACAATCTTCAGGCCCGCCACATGCGCGAACAGTGCCTCGGGCGACTCCGAGTGATGCTCGACCGCGCCGATGCCGCCGCCGTAGGGGATGCGGACGACGACCGGCATCTTGACCTTGCCCAGCGAGCGGGCGTGCATCTTCGCGAGCTGGGTGACGATCTGGTCGTAGGCCGGGAAGACGAAGCCGTCGAACTGGATCTCCACCACCGGGCGGTAGCCGCGCAGCGCCAGGCCGATCGCGGTGCCGACGATGCCGGACTCCGCCAGCGGGGTGTCGATGACGCGGCTCTCGCCGAAGTCCTTCTGCAGACCGTCCGTCACGCGGAACACGCCGCCGAGCTTGCCGACGTCCTCACCCATGACGAGGACTTTGGGGTCCGTCTCCAGGGCACGGCGCAGCGACTCGTTGATGGCCTTCGCCATCGCCATCTTCTCGGCCATCTCAGCGACCCCCTTCGCTTGCGTCCGCGAACGACGCCTGGTAGGCGGCGAACTGCGCTCGCTCCTCGTCGACGAGCGCGTGCCCGTCCGCGTACACGTTCTCGAAGATGGCGAAGTGA contains:
- a CDS encoding LURP-one-related family protein, which encodes MRLLVRDRLLGIGDDYWIEDEHGRKVFLVDGKAMRLRDTFQLKDAHGRVLIDIHQKMFALRDTMVIERDGEGLATIRRKRLSLLRNHYRVSLADGTVLDVSGKILDHEFAIEYDGELLAVISRRWLHLRDTYGVDIVRDDVDPALLIAVAVCVIHLAQKEREDD
- a CDS encoding carbon-nitrogen family hydrolase, whose protein sequence is MRASLIQIAVNEDESVDSRRQRVAALVRQQSGSDLVVLPELWTTGAFAYEEFGRAAEPLEGPTYETMAKAASDAGVWLHAGSVPERAASGSGSAAGDGTLYNTSLIFSPSGELAAAYRKIHRFGFDKGEAVLMGAGRDLVTVRLPGTTLGVATCYDLRFPELFRSLVDAGAETLVIPAGWPERRRAHWTLLAQARAVENQAFVLACGTAGTHAGVPQAGHSIVVDPWGEVLAEAGPDEQILTVDFDPAKVATTREQFPALKDRVLGLEPPRR
- a CDS encoding maleylpyruvate isomerase family mycothiol-dependent enzyme; translation: MSLHPTLQPYADAWTHSIEAISEMVQSLADGEWNRRTPCPGWSVRDVVSHVIGMDCEMLGDPRPIHSLPRDLFHVTTEHQRYMEMQVDVRRHHTAPEMTAELEYTVIRRNRQLRNESRDPGTTVRGPLGTDITVEQAYRARAFDVWVHEQDLRTALGRPGNLDSPGAHVVRDALLEALPKVVAKDADAPRSSAIVFDVHGPVEFLRTIRVDIQGRGTLETAPALGPAATLTLDWETYVRLACGRITPETATDRIKTEGDPALTTAILNNFTVTP
- a CDS encoding nitrate/nitrite transporter — protein: MSGPARNVTLPGDPPGGRPAITVWSIGVAVYLVAVIFRTSLGVAGLDAADRFHVNASALSTFSILQLLVYAGMQIPVGLLVDRLGTKKVLGIGAVLFTAGQLGFAFSPSYGTALASRALLGCGDAMTFISVLRLGTRWFPARRGPLVAQLAGLVGMAGNLVSTLVLARLLHGIGWTPAFAGSALAGAVVLVLTLLFLKDHPEGFEPEPSPHQGAAYVRRQIAAAWREPGTRLGMWVHFTTQFPAMVFLLLWGLPFLVQAQGLSRATAGELLTLVVLSNMVIGLVYGQIVARHHAARLPLALGTVGATALLWAATLVYPGERAPMWLLVTLCAVLGACGPASMIGFDFARPANPPERQGTASGITNMGGFVASMTTLFAVGVLLDATEDDYAVAFSAVFVLQALGVSQILRLRGRAARRERERLVASRVETVHVPAA
- a CDS encoding GntR family transcriptional regulator; the encoded protein is MKTAVHHPARAHEKPPPAADRVYAHVKQGVLDRRYEGGTLLTEGELAEAVGVSRTPVREALLRLEVEGLIRLYPKKGALVLPVSAQEIADVVETRQLVEEHAARKAVPAAPGLLERLTELLELQKAQAAAGDLAGAAITDRSFHAEIVRSGGNEILSRLYDQLRDRQLRMGVAVMHSHPDRIAKTLAEHEEILDALRAGDAEAAVEVVHRHVSWFEHLARGEVR
- a CDS encoding D-alanyl-D-alanine carboxypeptidase; the protein is MITGIKGTRATRIRRAAAVAVTSGALFATGALTAAPAQAVTTPSIVAAGGYVMNNANGASLYTKAADTQRSTGSTTKIMTAKVVLAQSNLNLDRKVTIQKAYSDYVVKNNASQAHLIVGDKVTVRQLLYGLMLPSGCDAAFALADTYGSGSTRDARVKNFIGKMNAAAGGLGLKNTHFDSFDGIGNGNNWSTPRDLTKIASSAMKNSTFRTIVQTKSYTAKTVTKTGSIRTMAAWTNTNGLLSSYSGTIGVKTGSGPEAKYCLVFAATRNGKTIIGTVLASTSIPQREADAKKLLDYGFAKLG
- the murJ gene encoding murein biosynthesis integral membrane protein MurJ, with translation MAGGTVVSRAGGLIRQVLQGAALGTGLLATTYNTANTVPTSLYTLLIGGALNAVLVPQLVRARATHADGGRAYEQRLVTLVVSVLAVGTVLAVWAAPEIVSLYIRDTPKEHDAFRLTVVFARFLLPQIFFYGLFAIVGQVLNAREKFGAMMWTPVLNNVVLVAMFGVYLGMMTVPHSVADVTGTQVRWLGVGTTLGIAVQALALIPFARAAGFRFRPRFDWRGAGLGSGIHAAKWTLLFVLTNLVALTVVTHYANAADTRLPTAGVGYTAYSYAQTIWMLPQSIVTVSLVTALLPRMSNAAAEGRIGDLRADLSRALRVSGVVIVPAAFLFTALGPDIAALLFAHGAADPATAQPLGHMLQAFGLGLIPFSAQYLLLRGFYAFEDTRTPFFMAVWIAVVNIALATACHLLLPARWAVTGMAGAYTVSYFAGLVLTARLLARRTGGRLDDGTLRGTYAKLLCAGGGGGVAGWAAARGCAGVLGDGTAGAILTTTAGTLALALVYLVLARLLKVGELRRIPGLG
- a CDS encoding dihydrolipoamide acetyltransferase family protein, which produces MTTMTEASVREFRMPDVGEGLTEAEILKWYVQPGDTVTDGQVVCEVETAKAAVELPIPYDGVVRSLHFPEGTTVDVGTAIIAVDVAGGAAPAEAPAEQPKAEPVAVAEEPKPEGRQPVLVGYGVATSSTKRRPRKGAEVTAPAAAQAIQTELNGHGHGAVAEKPRPLAKPPVRKLAKDLGVDLAMVIPSGADGIITREDVHAAAAPQSATSAGPAQLAEPVPAVAAPAVSQGPVASYDTGRETRIPVKGVRKATAAAMVGSAFTAPHVTEFVTVDVTRTMKLVEELKQDREMQGLRVNPLLLIAKALLVAIKRNPDINASWDESAQEIVVKHYVNLGIAAATPRGLIVPNIKDAHDKTLPQLAAGLGELVATAREGKTSPAAMQGGTVTITNVGVFGVDTGTPILNPGESAILAVGAIKLQPWVHKGKVKPRQVTTLALSFDHRLVDGELGSKVLADVAAILEQPKRLITWA
- a CDS encoding alpha-ketoacid dehydrogenase subunit beta, whose product is MAEKMAMAKAINESLRRALETDPKVLVMGEDVGKLGGVFRVTDGLQKDFGESRVIDTPLAESGIVGTAIGLALRGYRPVVEIQFDGFVFPAYDQIVTQLAKMHARSLGKVKMPVVVRIPYGGGIGAVEHHSESPEALFAHVAGLKIVSPSNASDAYWMMQQAIQSDDPVIYFEPKRRYWDKAEVDAEAIPAPLHKAQVVREGTDLTLAAYGPMVKLCQEVANAAAEEGKSLEVLDLRSVSPLDFDTIQASVEKTRRLVVVHEAPVFFGSGAEIAARITERCFFHLEAPVLRVGGYHAPYPPARLEEEYLPDLDRVLDAVDRSLAF